In a single window of the Necator americanus strain Aroian chromosome X, whole genome shotgun sequence genome:
- a CDS encoding hypothetical protein (NECATOR_CHRX.G24530.T1) — translation MPLCLTFLHLMKDFDPVETEAVMEAFDNQGVPTQHKATLENAMQQLERESEGGGWQLNYLRTADDIVQITSSISQAERMLTEFDETCGCIGLHLQKTIFIRNGWVSDAPYTLNGTNISKCTSYVYLGRKLNMMNDLNPELGRRRRAAWGAYKSIEDVVKNTKNTRVRAHLFNTTVLPALTYASETWAFRKKEENAVSVTECAIERVMLGVSHLTQVNDGIRSCLLRQGSKNRDTSAFAKERRISWASHVMRFNDNRWTRAKAGLDVDVFNVLSVGKAYPLLSKAVRYGTPSVNNILTIL, via the exons atgccgctctgtctcaccttcctCCACTTGATGAAGGATTTCGAcccagttgagacggaagcggtcatggaagccttcgacaaccaaggcgtccctactcagcaTAAAG ccaccctcgagaacgcaatgcaaCAGTTGGAAAGGGAGAGTGAAGGTGGTGGTTGGCAGCTAAACTATTTGCGCactgctgatgacatcgttcaaataacatctagcatcagtcaagcggaacgaatgctgaccgaatttgacgaaacatgtggatgcatcggtcttcatctgcaaaagacgatatTCATCcgtaacggatgggtctcggatgccccatacacgctcaacggaacgaacatatccaagtgcaccagctacgtttatctgggtcggaaactgaacatgatgaatgaCCTGaaccccgagctgggcaggaggagacgagcggcttggggagcgtacaagagcatcgaggatgtagtgaagaataCCAAGAACACCCGGGTTCGTGCTCACCTTtttaacaccaccgtacttcctgctttgacctatgcttcggaaacctgggcatttcgcaagaaggaagaaaacgcggtgagcgtcactgaatgcgcaattgagagagtgatgctaggagtatcccaccTCACGCAAGTGAATGACGGGATTCGAAGCTGTCTCCTACGTCAGGGATCGAAGAATAGAGACACctccgcgtttgccaaggaaagaagaataagTTGGGCCtcacacgtgatgcgctttaacgacaatcgttggaccagagcg AAAGCCGGCCTAGATGTTGACGTTTTCAACGTATTATCCGTCGGTAAGGCATATCCACTACTGAGTAAAGCTGttcgttatggcacaccatCGGTCAACAATATCCTGACAATCCTCTAA
- a CDS encoding hypothetical protein (NECATOR_CHRX.G24531.T1) has translation MQQLERESEGGGWQLNYLRTADDIVQITSSISQAERMLTEFDETCGCIGLHLQKTIFIRNGWVSDAPYTLNGTNISKCTSYVYLGRKLNMMNDLNPELGRRRRAAWGAYKSIEDVVKNTKNTRVRAHLFNTTVLPALTYASETWAFRKKEENAVSVTECAIERVMLGVSHLTQVNDGIRSCLLRQGSKNRDTSAFAKERRISWASHVMRFNDNRWTRAVSD, from the coding sequence atgcaaCAGTTGGAAAGGGAGAGTGAAGGTGGTGGTTGGCAGCTAAACTATTTGCGCactgctgatgacatcgttcaaataacatctagcatcagtcaagcggaacgaatgctgaccgaatttgacgaaacatgtggatgcatcggtcttcatctgcaaaagacgatatTCATCcgtaacggatgggtctcggatgccccatacacgctcaacggaacgaacatatccaagtgcaccagctacgtttatctgggtcggaaactgaacatgatgaatgaCCTGaaccccgagctgggcaggaggagacgagcggcttggggagcgtacaagagcatcgaggatgtagtgaagaataCCAAGAACACCCGGGTTCGTGCTCACCTTtttaacaccaccgtacttcctgctttgacctatgcttcggaaacctgggcatttcgcaagaaggaagaaaacgcggtgagcgtcactgaatgcgcaattgagagagtgatgctaggagtatcccaccTCACGCAAGTGAATGACGGGATTCGAAGCTGTCTCCTACGTCAGGGATCGAAGAATAGAGACACctccgcgtttgccaaggaaagaagaataagTTGGGCCtcacacgtgatgcgctttaacgacaatcgttggaccagagcggTGAGCGACTAG
- a CDS encoding hypothetical protein (NECATOR_CHRX.G24532.T1): protein MSPIAHSSSAGWLKSLAVPATNTKFVPPSCRNRSSQLSRNHLLHFISIAAVCGVFFDADHEPISYPCFLQGSKRYTEIS from the exons ATGTCACCAATAGCTCACTCCAGTAGCGCAGGGTGGCTGAAGTCATTAGCAGTGCCGgcaacaaatacaaaatt cgttCCACCAAGTTGTCGTAATCGTTCCTCGCAGCTATCGCGCAACCACCTACTTcatttcatcagcatcgccgcagtatgtGGTGTATTTTTCGATGCTGATCACGAGCCAATCTCTTATCCATGTTTCCTGCAGGGCAGCAAAAGAtacacagagatatcgtag
- a CDS encoding hypothetical protein (NECATOR_CHRX.G24533.T1) codes for MPGPFVKGEIHEKKVMLSVWWGVHGIYRLELVADNTTVTAEVYCAQLQTLADKIRKEHPKLDNVRLLHDSARPHIAKKTSQRILKLGWEVLPHTPCSPELVPSDYHLFRSLQHHLEEKRYDDADHLKNDLRAFFAPKSPEFYAKGIRDHVKRWQKVVDVDGDYFVKQ; via the coding sequence ATGCCGggtcctttcgtgaaaggtgaaatccatgagaagaaggtcatgctgagcgtctggtggggagttcatggaatctaccgtttaGAACTGGTggcggacaacacgacagttactgccgaggtctactgcgctcaactgcagacactggccgacaagatccgcaaggagcacccgaagctcgacaacgttcgcctgctgcacgatagcgcgcgccctcacatcgcgaagaagacttcccagagAATTCTGaagctcggatgggaagttctaccgcacacACCGTGCAGCCCAGAACTGGTcccgagcgactaccacctcttccgatcgcttcagcatcacctggaagagaagcgctacgatgatgcTGACCACCTcaaaaatgaccttcgggctttcttcgcccccaagtcgccggagttctacgccaaaggaatccgtgatcatgtgaaacgttggcagaaggttgtcgatgttgatggagattatttcgtcaaacaataa
- a CDS encoding hypothetical protein (NECATOR_CHRX.G24534.T1) → MAEHSTHIRHVLLHEFESGHPAAEAHRNLRRVFGTEAPSERSVRAWFQRFKDGNKKLEDETKNLAEQEIHIKYAVFCCQSWLFAVHREQWTAISRNGGKARSAAPTYIERQQPNRQRRLDI, encoded by the coding sequence atggccgaacattccacccatattcgacacgtactccttcacgagttcgaatctggccaccccgcagctgaagcccatcgaaacttaaggcgagtattcggcactgaagccccttctgagcggtctgtgcgcgcctggttccagcgcttcaaagacggaaacaagaaactcgaagatgagacgaagaatctggcggagcaggAGATCCATATCAAGtatgcggtattttgctgccagtcttggttgttcgctgtccaccgtgagcaatggactgcgatctctcgaaATGGTGGAAAAGCTCGGTCAGCGGCTCCCACATACATTGAGCGACAGCAAcccaaccgccaaagacgcctggacatctga
- a CDS encoding hypothetical protein (NECATOR_CHRX.G24535.T1), with the protein MLLLFLIDLTLLLASEDLVCHPFLSEFSMLRFRITADLQYIELAATERMPKQCPSYEGNEDCLLWSFSTQHNVTSG; encoded by the coding sequence atgcttctactttttcttattgatcttacacttctgttagcttctgaagatctcgtttgtcatccgttcctaagcgaattttcgaTGCTACGTTTCCGTATCACTGCGGATCTTCAATACATTGAATTGGCTGCAACGGAAAGAATGCCGAAGCAATGTCCAAGCtatgaaggaaatgaagatTGCCTCCTATGGTCTTTTAGCACTCAACACAAtgtcacctctggttag
- a CDS encoding hypothetical protein (NECATOR_CHRX.G24536.T1), with the protein MTDIQTVSRVIGVCQEYRLPLFLTFVDYEKASESIETNAVLSALVDEGVYASCLRTRANCYDRCKTTMQPFHCPLSKSIGTAVLQWIMKSLDWEERGIRVDGRFLSTFLSADIAPFSRSTSETETMIKKLNEAGKRIGLGIKRKKKQFIKNVYCEGGHVANMPLPYCEDETSGKDAEACRCGEDGPSK; encoded by the coding sequence ATGACcgacatccagaccgtgtcgagggtcatagggGTTTGCCAGGAATACCGTCTGCCCCTTTTtttaaccttcgtcgactatgagaaagcttCGGAGAgcatagaaacgaatgcagtactatcagcgctggtcgatgaAGGTGTGTACGCGTCGTGTCTGAGGACAcgagccaattgctacgatcgatgcaaaACTACGATGCAACCTTTCCACTGCCCCCTCAGCAAATCTATTGGAACGGCGGTActacaatggataatgaaatcacttgattgggaagaaaggggcatacgtgttgatggaagattcctctccACCTTTCTTTCTGCGGACATCGCTCccttttcgagaagtaccaGTGAAACAGAAACGATGATCAAAAAACTGAACGAAGCAggaaagagaataggactgggaataaaaagaaagaagaaacagtttATAAAGAACGTTTACTGTGAGGGCGGGCACGTTGCCAACATGCCTTTGCCTTACTGTGAggacgaaacgagtggaaaagatgctgaGGCCTGCAGGTGcggtgaagacgggccatctaagtag
- a CDS encoding hypothetical protein (NECATOR_CHRX.G24537.T1) translates to MTVCTYNARTLASEATIEDLIMQTKKIKYDVIGLTETRRHNPLNAVYESGEELFLGTCDSRGVGGVGLLVNKIMTTNADSFEQLTTRVGRLRTRRCGLAPALTIFVAYAPTSSYEEEEEVEAFYLNMEKF, encoded by the coding sequence atGACggtctgtacttataacgcacgtacgctggCATCGGAAGCgaccatcgaagatctgatcaTGCAAaccaagaagattaagtacgacgtcatcggactgaccgagacgagacgacataaccctctcaacgccgtatatgaatctggagaagaactgttcttaggaacatgcgacagtagaggtgttggtggagttggcctCCTCGTCAACAAGATTATGACAACAAACgccgactctttcgaacaacttacgacccgagtCGGGCGTCTGCGgacgagaagatgtggtctagccccagctttgactatcttcgtcgcttacgctccaacatcaagctacgaagaagaagaagaagtggaagCTTTCTATCTGAACATGGAGAAGTTCTag
- a CDS encoding hypothetical protein (NECATOR_CHRX.G24538.T2): protein MDNNEEYDRLVEHLHYCTRKAESFKTTKRRLLARLCRETVKEDLKERRAEVLAEAAEVGKSTRYARRDFASRKTMITALRNPKGTTIASRREMEKIIYDFYSDLFYSHVYLPPYHLREDEYVIPEIIPSEVRHAVMSVRNRNAPGNDRIRPEHLKNLPPVLNNTLTRLFTRYLCKVPKQCKTVLLYKKGNPHDIGNYRPICLLSVIYKLFTRVIFNRIEEVFDEGQPCEHAGSFTAGISPFYKNIIIDVKKGIRQGDTISPKIFTATLENAMQQLERESEGGGRQLNYLRTADDIVQITSSISQAERMLTEFDETFGCIGLHLQKTIFIRNGWVSDAPYTLNGTNISKCTSYVYLGRELNMMNDLNPELGRRRRAAWGAYKSIEDVVKNTKNTRSPCSSRQHHCTSRFDIHAYGSMRISQAGRKRGSASDDWVATCFYLPTIKEEEDSMRYKGSEVGELVVTLAKNKEHSDLVCGDDLAVARKDCSLSEWDQAR, encoded by the exons atggacaacaacgaggaatatgaccggctcgttgaacaccttcactactgcacgaggaaggctgaaagtttcaaaaccaccaagagacgcct gctcgcaaggctttgcagagagacggtaaaggaagaccttaaagagagaagagcagaagtgctggctgaagctgcagaggtggGGAAAAGCacccgctatgcccgtcgagacttcgccagtcgcaagacgatgATTACTGCCCTACgaaacccgaagggaacaaccattgcatcgagaagggaaatggagaaaatcatctacgacttctactctgatctcttctaCAGCCATGTCTACTTGCCTCCttaccatctgagggaagacgaatatgtcattccagagattATCCCatccgaagtacgacatgctgttatgtcggtaagaaatcgtaacGCACCCGGTaacgacagaataagaccagaacacctgaagaaccttccgccagtactcaacAACACCCTgacgaggctctttacacgttacctgtgcaaggttcctaaacagtgtaagaccgtgttgttgtataagaagggaaatccacatgacatcggcaactatcgcccaatctgcttactgtccgtcatctacaaactctttacaagagtgatcttCAATAGGATTGAAGAAGTCTttgatgaaggacagccatgcgagcacgcagg cagCTTCACggccggaatttcgccattttacaagaatatcatcattgacgtgaagaaggGGATCCGACAGGgagatacaatctcacccaaaatattcacagccaccctcgagaacgcaatgcaaCAGTTGGAAAGGGAGAGTGAAGGTGGTGGTCGGCAGCTAAACTATTTGCGCactgctgatgacatcgttcaaataacatctagcatcagtcaagcggaacgaatgctaaccgaatttgacgaaacatttggatgcatcggtcttcatctgcaaaagacgatatTCATCcgtaacggatgggtctcggatgccccatacacgctcaacggaacgaacatatccaagtgcaccagctacgtttatctgggtcgggaactgaacatgatgaacgacctgaaccccgagctgggcaggaggagacgagcggcttggggagcgtacaagagcatcgaggatgtagtgaagaataCCAAGAACACTCGGTCTCCGTGCTCATCTCGTCAACACCACTGTACTTCCCGCTTTGACATACATGCGTACGGAAGCATgcgcatttcgcaagcaggaagaaaacgcg GAAGTGCTTCCGACGATTGGGTTGCAACATGTTTTTATCTACCGACAattaaggaagaagaagattctatGCGATACAAAG GTTCCGAAGTGGGCGAACTCGTCGTGACATTAGCCAAGAATAAAGAGCATAGCGACCTCGTGTGCGGCGATGATCTTGCTGTTGCAAGGAAAGATTGTAGTTTATCAGAATGGGATCAAGCTCGATGA
- a CDS encoding hypothetical protein (NECATOR_CHRX.G24538.T1) → MITALRNPKGTTIASRREMEKIIYDFYSDLFYSHVYLPPYHLREDEYVIPEIIPSEVRHAVMSVLRELYSSFTAGISPFYKNIIIDVKKGIRQGDTISPKIFTATLENAMQQLERESEGGGRQLNYLRTADDIVQITSSISQAERMLTEFDETFGCIGLHLQKTIFIRNGWVSDAPYTLNGTNISKCTSYVYLGRELNMMNDLNPELGRRRRAAWGAYKSIEDVVKNTKNTRSPCSSRQHHCTSRFDIHAYGSMRISQAGRKRGSASDDWVATCFYLPTIKEEEDSMRYKGSEVGELVVTLAKNKEHSDLVCGDDLAVARKDCSLSEWDQAR, encoded by the exons atgATTACTGCCCTACgaaacccgaagggaacaaccattgcatcgagaagggaaatggagaaaatcatctacgacttctactctgatctcttctaCAGCCATGTCTACTTGCCTCCttaccatctgagggaagacgaatatgtcattccagagattATCCCatccgaagtacgacatgctgttatgtcg gttctccgagagttgtacagcagCTTCACggccggaatttcgccattttacaagaatatcatcattgacgtgaagaaggGGATCCGACAGGgagatacaatctcacccaaaatattcacagccaccctcgagaacgcaatgcaaCAGTTGGAAAGGGAGAGTGAAGGTGGTGGTCGGCAGCTAAACTATTTGCGCactgctgatgacatcgttcaaataacatctagcatcagtcaagcggaacgaatgctaaccgaatttgacgaaacatttggatgcatcggtcttcatctgcaaaagacgatatTCATCcgtaacggatgggtctcggatgccccatacacgctcaacggaacgaacatatccaagtgcaccagctacgtttatctgggtcgggaactgaacatgatgaacgacctgaaccccgagctgggcaggaggagacgagcggcttggggagcgtacaagagcatcgaggatgtagtgaagaataCCAAGAACACTCGGTCTCCGTGCTCATCTCGTCAACACCACTGTACTTCCCGCTTTGACATACATGCGTACGGAAGCATgcgcatttcgcaagcaggaagaaaacgcg GAAGTGCTTCCGACGATTGGGTTGCAACATGTTTTTATCTACCGACAattaaggaagaagaagattctatGCGATACAAAG GTTCCGAAGTGGGCGAACTCGTCGTGACATTAGCCAAGAATAAAGAGCATAGCGACCTCGTGTGCGGCGATGATCTTGCTGTTGCAAGGAAAGATTGTAGTTTATCAGAATGGGATCAAGCTCGATGA
- a CDS encoding hypothetical protein (NECATOR_CHRX.G24539.T2), with translation MLKNDGSYEGDIQQRCAKADSAFNSLTTVACDRPPSPTKSSCESTSPRFPYQYIRIEDSTIARLLLPAGVHKEELYDPRWKSLPDPKRKFWTDVVKEDLRTLGSSFETPNICEHFVFKFVLSCTTSNNDGCFLNQSVDVTCVGRVTSHRYNESESGSRYQ, from the exons atgctgaaaaatgatggcagctacgagggggatattcagcaaagatgcgctaaagctgactcggcattcaactcattgaccaCAGTTGCCTGTGATCGACCaccatcgccaacgaagtcaagctgcgagtctacctcgCCGCGATTCCCCTATCAATATATACGGATCGAAGACTCG ACGATTGCTAGGTTGCTTTTGCCCGCTGGTGTGCATAAGGAAGAGCTTTACG ATCCTAGGTGGAAAAGTCTCCCTGATCctaaaagaaagttttggacggatgtggtgaaggaagatctgaggacacttggcaGTTCATTCGAGAC ACCAAATATCTGCGAACACTTCGTATTCAAGTTTGTTTTATCATGCACCACTTCAAACAATGATGGTTGTTTTTTGAACCAGTCGGTCGATGTAACCTGTGTGGG TCGTGTGACATCGCACAGGTACAATGAGAGTGAGAGTGGATCGAG GTACCAGTAA
- a CDS encoding hypothetical protein (NECATOR_CHRX.G24539.T1) has translation MLKNDGSYEGDIQQRCAKADSAFNSLTTVACDRPPSPTKSSCESTSPRFPYQYIRIEDSTIARLLLPAGVHKEELYDPRWKSLPDPKRKFWTDVVKEDLRTLGSSFETRVMEAVGVNKNEDVEGLDQENWIAIVTRMAALDSGFG, from the exons atgctgaaaaatgatggcagctacgagggggatattcagcaaagatgcgctaaagctgactcggcattcaactcattgaccaCAGTTGCCTGTGATCGACCaccatcgccaacgaagtcaagctgcgagtctacctcgCCGCGATTCCCCTATCAATATATACGGATCGAAGACTCG ACGATTGCTAGGTTGCTTTTGCCCGCTGGTGTGCATAAGGAAGAGCTTTACG ATCCTAGGTGGAAAAGTCTCCCTGATCctaaaagaaagttttggacggatgtggtgaaggaagatctgaggacacttggcaGTTCATTCGAGAC GCGTGTGATGGAAGCCGTTGGcgtaaacaaaaatgaagatgtAGAAGGATTGGATCAAGAGAACTGGATTGCTATCGTCACCCGAATGGCAGCTTTGGACAGTGGCTTTGGATAG